One part of the Mytilus trossulus isolate FHL-02 chromosome 11, PNRI_Mtr1.1.1.hap1, whole genome shotgun sequence genome encodes these proteins:
- the LOC134690690 gene encoding polyadenylate-binding protein 1-like 2, whose product MASLCVGNLHPNVTEAMLFEKFSTAGPVLSIRVCRDMITRRSLGYAYVWFQQLADATRALETFNSVIIEGQQIRIMYLKRDSETGNGGNNIFIRNLDRRVDNKALYDTFSVFGNILSCKIVCDEHGSRGYGFVHFATAEEAKDAIEKVNGMFINEKKVSVTFETSDYDIQEDTQEDY is encoded by the exons ATGGCTTCATTGTGTGTCGGAAATCTTCATCCAAATGTCACCGAAGCTATGTTGTTTGAGAAATTTTCAACAGCAGGTCCAGTCCTCAGTATCCGTGTCTGTAGAGATATGATCACAAGACGTTCACTTGGTTATGCTTATGTCTGGTTTCAGCAGCTAGCAGATG CCACAAGAGCCCTTGAAACATTTAACTCTGTCATTATTGAAGGACAGCAAATAAGAATCATGTATTTGAAAAGAGATTCAGAAACGGGGAATGGTGGCAATAACATATTTATCAGAAATCTTGACAGAAGAGTTGACAATAAAGCATTATATGATACTTTCTCTGTCTTTGGGAATATTTTATCTTGTAAG attGTCTGTGACGAGCATGGATCCCGAGGATACGGATTTGTACATTTTGCGACAGCAGAGGAAGCAAAAGATGCAATTGAAAAAGTCAATGGAATGTTTATAAATGAGAAGAAAGT gTCTGTCACTTTTGAAACGAGTGACTACGACATCCAGGAGGATACGCAAGaagattattaa